One part of the Streptomyces sp. NBC_00286 genome encodes these proteins:
- a CDS encoding pyruvate carboxylase yields the protein MFAKVLVANRGEIAIRAFRAAFELGISTVAVFPYEDRNSLHRAKADESYLIGERGHPVRAYLSVDEVIKAARKAGADAVYPGYGFLSENPGLAAACADADITFIGPPAQVLHLTGNKSRAIAAAREAGVPVLASSAPTTDVEALLAAADDVGFPLFVKAVAGGGGRGMRRVAEPAELRDAIEAAMREAKSAFGDDTVFLEQAVVNPRHIEVQILADGVGNVVHLYERDCSVQRRHQKVVEIAPAPNLDPRLRERICADAVAFARHIGYVNAGTVEFLVDERGNHVFIEMNPRIQVEHTVTEQVTDRDLVMAQLRIASGATLPELRLTQDDIVLSGAALQCRITTEDPANGFRPDTGTISAYRSPGGPGVRLDGGTVHTGAQVSAHFDSMLVKLTCYGHDFSNAARRARRAIAEFRIRGVSTNLPFLAAVLDDPDFQAGHVTTSFIDERPQLLRARPPADRGSRILHHLAETTVNKPHGPRPAVVEPAEKLPATDLSEPPPEGSRQRLAALGPEAFAADLRRQRAVAVTDTTFRDAHQSLLATRVRTRDLLAVAPHVARMAPQLLSLECWGGATYDVALRFLAEDPWERLALLREAVPNICTQMLLRGRNTVGYTPYPTEVTDAFVAEAAATGMDVFRIFDALNDVAQMRPAIQAVRATGTALAEVALCYTGDLSDPAEPLYTLDYYLRLADQIVEAGAHVLAIKDMAGLLRPPAARKLVTALRERFDLPVHLHTHDTAGGQLATLIAAIDAGVDAVDAAVASMAGTTSQPSLSALVAATDHTDRATGLSLQAVGDLEPYWEAVRKVYRPFEAGPASPTGRVYHHEIPGGQLSNLRQQAIALGLGDRFELIEDCYAAADRMLGRLVKVTPSSKVVGDLALHLVGAGVEASAFESDPAKFDLPDSVIGFLRGELGDPPGGWPEPFRTRALEGRPAQAQPPQLSDDDRSGLRDAPRTTLNRLLFPGPTKAYDTHRETYGDTSVLSTKDFFYGLEPDTEHTVTLEPGVTLLIELEAISEADERGYRSVLASLNGQLRPVSVRDTSIVTDVKVAEKADRGDDRQVAAPFAGVVTLQVEEGASVDAGQTVATIEAMKMEAAITAQRGGTVARLAIGSIQQVEGGDLLLEIR from the coding sequence ATGTTCGCCAAAGTTCTCGTGGCCAACCGCGGCGAGATCGCGATCCGGGCCTTCCGGGCCGCGTTCGAGCTGGGAATCTCCACGGTGGCGGTGTTCCCGTACGAGGACCGCAACTCGCTGCACCGGGCGAAGGCCGACGAGTCCTACCTGATCGGCGAGCGCGGGCACCCGGTGCGGGCGTATCTCTCGGTCGACGAGGTGATCAAGGCCGCGCGCAAGGCTGGTGCGGACGCGGTCTACCCCGGCTACGGCTTCCTGTCGGAGAACCCCGGCCTGGCCGCCGCCTGCGCGGACGCGGACATCACGTTCATCGGTCCGCCCGCGCAGGTGCTGCACCTGACGGGCAACAAGTCCCGGGCGATCGCGGCGGCCCGCGAGGCCGGGGTCCCGGTCCTGGCGTCGTCGGCGCCGACAACGGACGTAGAGGCTCTGCTGGCCGCGGCCGACGACGTCGGGTTCCCGCTGTTCGTCAAGGCTGTCGCCGGCGGCGGTGGACGCGGCATGCGGCGGGTCGCCGAGCCGGCGGAGCTGCGCGACGCCATCGAGGCGGCCATGCGGGAGGCGAAGTCCGCCTTCGGGGACGACACCGTGTTCCTGGAGCAGGCCGTGGTGAACCCGCGCCACATCGAGGTGCAGATCCTCGCCGACGGCGTCGGCAACGTCGTCCACCTCTACGAGCGGGACTGCTCGGTGCAGCGCCGGCACCAGAAGGTCGTCGAGATCGCCCCGGCTCCGAATCTGGACCCGCGGCTGCGGGAGCGGATCTGCGCCGACGCCGTCGCCTTCGCCCGCCACATCGGCTACGTGAACGCGGGCACCGTCGAGTTCCTGGTCGACGAGCGCGGCAACCACGTGTTCATCGAGATGAACCCCCGGATCCAGGTGGAGCACACGGTGACCGAGCAGGTCACCGACCGAGACCTGGTGATGGCGCAGCTGCGGATCGCATCCGGCGCCACCCTGCCCGAACTCCGCCTCACCCAGGACGACATCGTCCTCTCCGGCGCCGCCCTGCAATGCCGCATCACCACCGAGGACCCCGCCAACGGATTCCGGCCCGACACCGGCACCATCTCCGCCTACCGGTCCCCGGGAGGCCCCGGCGTGCGGCTCGACGGCGGCACCGTCCACACAGGTGCCCAGGTCAGCGCCCACTTCGACTCCATGCTGGTCAAACTGACCTGCTACGGCCACGACTTCTCCAACGCAGCCCGCCGGGCCCGCCGCGCCATCGCCGAGTTCCGCATCCGCGGGGTCTCCACGAACCTGCCCTTCCTGGCCGCCGTACTCGACGACCCCGACTTCCAGGCCGGGCACGTCACCACCAGCTTCATCGACGAACGCCCCCAGCTCCTGCGGGCCCGCCCCCCGGCCGACCGCGGCAGCCGCATCCTGCACCACCTCGCCGAGACCACCGTCAACAAGCCGCACGGGCCGCGGCCCGCCGTCGTCGAACCCGCCGAAAAACTCCCCGCCACCGACCTCTCCGAGCCACCGCCTGAGGGCTCCCGGCAGCGCCTCGCCGCGCTCGGCCCCGAGGCGTTCGCCGCCGACCTGCGCCGGCAACGCGCGGTCGCGGTCACCGACACCACGTTCCGCGACGCCCACCAGTCGCTGCTGGCGACCCGGGTACGGACCCGGGACCTGCTCGCCGTAGCGCCGCATGTCGCGCGCATGGCACCGCAGTTGCTCAGTCTGGAGTGCTGGGGCGGCGCGACCTACGACGTCGCCCTGCGGTTCCTGGCCGAGGACCCATGGGAACGGCTCGCGCTGCTGCGCGAGGCGGTGCCCAACATTTGCACGCAGATGCTGCTGCGCGGCCGGAACACCGTCGGCTACACGCCCTACCCGACGGAGGTGACCGACGCGTTCGTCGCCGAGGCCGCCGCGACCGGCATGGACGTCTTCCGCATCTTCGACGCGCTCAACGACGTCGCGCAGATGCGCCCGGCCATCCAGGCCGTACGGGCGACCGGGACCGCGCTGGCCGAAGTGGCCCTGTGCTACACCGGCGACCTGTCCGATCCGGCCGAGCCGCTCTACACCCTCGACTACTACCTGCGGCTGGCCGATCAGATCGTCGAGGCCGGCGCGCACGTCCTGGCGATCAAGGACATGGCCGGGCTGCTGCGCCCACCCGCGGCCAGGAAGCTGGTCACCGCGTTGCGGGAACGCTTCGACCTGCCGGTGCACCTGCACACCCACGACACGGCGGGCGGGCAGCTGGCCACCCTGATCGCGGCGATCGACGCCGGAGTCGACGCCGTCGACGCGGCCGTCGCGTCGATGGCCGGCACGACGAGCCAGCCCTCGCTGTCCGCCCTGGTCGCGGCCACCGACCACACCGACCGGGCCACCGGCCTGTCTCTGCAGGCCGTCGGTGACCTCGAGCCCTACTGGGAGGCCGTGCGCAAGGTCTACCGGCCGTTCGAGGCCGGGCCGGCCTCGCCCACGGGACGCGTCTACCACCACGAGATCCCCGGCGGGCAACTGTCCAACCTGCGCCAGCAGGCCATCGCACTCGGACTCGGGGACCGCTTCGAGCTGATCGAGGACTGCTACGCCGCCGCCGACCGGATGCTGGGCCGGCTGGTGAAGGTCACCCCTTCCTCCAAGGTCGTGGGCGATCTCGCGCTCCACCTGGTCGGCGCCGGAGTCGAGGCCAGCGCCTTCGAATCCGACCCCGCCAAGTTCGACCTGCCGGACTCGGTGATCGGATTTCTGCGCGGCGAACTGGGCGATCCGCCCGGAGGCTGGCCGGAGCCCTTCCGAACCCGCGCCCTCGAAGGCCGCCCCGCGCAGGCACAGCCGCCACAGCTGTCCGACGACGACCGGAGCGGGCTGCGCGACGCACCACGGACCACGCTGAACCGGTTGCTGTTCCCCGGCCCGACCAAGGCGTACGACACACACCGCGAGACCTACGGCGACACCTCGGTGCTCTCCACCAAGGACTTCTTCTACGGCCTCGAACCCGACACCGAGCACACCGTCACCCTGGAACCGGGCGTGACCCTGCTGATCGAACTGGAGGCGATCTCCGAAGCCGACGAGCGCGGCTACCGCAGCGTGCTGGCCAGCCTGAACGGGCAGCTTCGGCCGGTGTCGGTGCGCGACACCTCGATCGTCACCGACGTCAAGGTCGCCGAGAAGGCCGATCGCGGCGACGACCGTCAGGTCGCCGCGCCCTTCGCCGGTGTCGTCACGCTGCAGGTCGAGGAAGGGGCGTCCGTCGATGCCGGGCAGACCGTCGCCACCATCGAGGCCATGAAGATGGAGGCCGCCATCACGGCCCAACGCGGCGGCACCGTGGCCCGCCTGGCGATCGGCTCCATCCAGCAGGTCGAGGGCGGCGACCTTCTGCTCGAGATCCGCTGA
- a CDS encoding PQQ-dependent sugar dehydrogenase, with translation MAALLSATVAPAATAEPDGSGPGVPLDQLTVVTTPVATGLAQPVAMAAANDRSGRMLIAERAGTVRAFHPKDGLAADPVLDIRDRVNSTGLERGLLGIVPAPDFQQTSQVYVAYTSKPDGALTLSRVPLGEPAREQVLLTQEHSQFANHNGGQLAFGRDGYLYWGLGDGGGGGDPLATGQNLGTLLGKILRLDVSRSCGELPYCVPKTNPFVGKPGARPEIWAYGLRNPWRFSFDRQDGSLWVGDVGQSAYEEVNHAKAGRGGLNFGWSCKEGPAVFNAERCAADATYTDPVFHYRTGTEGCSVIGGHVYRGHRYAGLAFGTYVATDWCSGTAWAVRKGDDGTYRSATIGKFPTQVSSLAEDRSGELYAITDRTGELHRVGFERVAPRAD, from the coding sequence GTGGCTGCTCTGCTGTCCGCCACGGTCGCGCCGGCCGCGACCGCGGAGCCGGACGGTTCCGGTCCCGGTGTGCCTCTGGACCAGTTGACGGTGGTCACCACCCCGGTGGCGACCGGTCTGGCGCAACCGGTCGCGATGGCCGCGGCCAACGACCGCAGCGGACGGATGCTCATCGCCGAGCGAGCCGGCACGGTACGGGCCTTCCACCCGAAGGACGGGCTCGCCGCCGACCCGGTGCTGGACATCAGGGACCGCGTGAACAGCACCGGTCTGGAACGCGGCCTCCTCGGCATCGTCCCGGCACCCGACTTCCAGCAGACCTCGCAGGTGTACGTGGCCTACACCAGCAAACCGGACGGGGCACTGACGCTGTCCCGCGTCCCGCTCGGCGAACCGGCGCGGGAGCAGGTGCTGCTCACCCAGGAGCACTCCCAGTTCGCCAACCACAACGGCGGCCAGCTCGCCTTCGGCCGTGACGGCTACCTGTACTGGGGCCTCGGCGACGGCGGAGGCGGCGGCGACCCGCTGGCCACCGGACAGAACCTCGGCACGCTGCTCGGCAAGATCCTGCGCCTGGACGTGAGCCGTTCCTGCGGCGAACTCCCGTACTGCGTCCCGAAGACCAACCCGTTCGTCGGAAAGCCCGGGGCCCGGCCGGAGATCTGGGCCTACGGACTGCGCAACCCGTGGCGGTTCTCCTTCGACAGGCAGGACGGCTCGCTCTGGGTGGGCGACGTCGGGCAGAGCGCGTACGAAGAGGTCAACCACGCCAAGGCGGGGCGCGGCGGGCTGAACTTCGGCTGGTCCTGCAAGGAGGGACCCGCGGTGTTCAACGCCGAACGATGCGCGGCGGACGCCACGTACACCGACCCGGTGTTCCACTACCGGACCGGCACCGAGGGCTGCTCGGTCATCGGCGGGCACGTGTACCGGGGACACCGGTACGCCGGCCTCGCCTTCGGTACGTACGTGGCGACGGACTGGTGCTCCGGGACGGCGTGGGCGGTGCGGAAGGGCGATGACGGCACCTATCGCAGCGCCACGATCGGGAAGTTCCCGACTCAGGTCAGCTCGTTGGCCGAGGACCGGTCCGGCGAGCTGTACGCGATCACCGACCGGACCGGGGAACTGCATCGCGTCGGTTTCGAACGCGTCGCACCGCGAGCGGACTGA
- a CDS encoding DUF899 family protein, with the protein MLRHTRLAGESEDYLAAREELRLAEIELMRHQEKVAGRRRALPPGPAVEDYVFLEGPADLDAGDTPVREVTLSGLFTAPDRPLIVYQLMYGKAQTEPCPMCTLWTDGFNGIAHHIARNADFAIAAAADPPALRQHARNRGWRRLRLLSCGDSTFKYDTGSEDKDGEQDSTVSVFTRDGDGTVRHFYSAHPRMADTIGERGIDLLTPVWHLLDLTPQGRGDWYPSIDYGV; encoded by the coding sequence ATGTTGCGGCACACCAGACTGGCCGGGGAATCCGAGGACTACCTCGCCGCCCGCGAGGAGCTGCGCCTGGCCGAGATCGAGCTCATGCGCCACCAGGAGAAGGTGGCCGGCCGGCGACGGGCCCTCCCGCCAGGACCGGCCGTCGAGGACTACGTCTTCCTCGAGGGCCCCGCCGACCTCGACGCCGGCGACACACCGGTCCGCGAGGTCACCCTGAGCGGACTGTTCACCGCCCCCGACCGCCCGCTGATCGTCTACCAGCTCATGTACGGCAAGGCGCAGACCGAACCCTGCCCGATGTGCACCCTGTGGACCGACGGCTTCAACGGCATCGCCCACCACATCGCCCGGAACGCCGACTTCGCCATCGCGGCAGCCGCCGACCCACCGGCCCTGCGGCAGCACGCCCGCAACCGGGGCTGGCGCCGACTGCGCCTGCTGAGCTGCGGCGACAGCACGTTCAAGTACGACACGGGCAGCGAGGACAAGGACGGCGAACAGGACTCCACCGTCTCGGTGTTCACGCGAGACGGCGACGGAACGGTCCGCCATTTCTACTCCGCGCACCCGCGTATGGCCGACACCATCGGCGAGCGGGGCATCGACCTGCTGACCCCCGTCTGGCACCTTCTCGACCTCACCCCGCAGGGCCGTGGGGACTGGTACCCGAGCATCGACTACGGGGTGTAG
- a CDS encoding phosphoketolase family protein produces MSVDTQQAPTPLTDYELSTLDAHWRAANYLSVGQIYLMANPLLTEPLRPEHVKPRLLGHWGTSPGLNLVYTHLNRVLRTRGLDALCIWGPGHGGPAVVAGSWLEGSYTQTYPDVTRDAAGMARLFKQFSFPGGVPSHVAPETPGSIHEGGELGYSLSHAYGAALDNPDLLVACVIGDGEAETGPLAASWHSNKFLDPVHDGAVLPILHLNGYKIANPTVLARLPESELDELLRGYGHDPIHVTGDDPAAVHQAMAQAMDTALDRIAAFQRAAREDGTTERPRWPVIVLRTPKGWTGPAEVDGLPVEGTWRSHQVPLSAVRDNPDHLRQLEAWLRSYKPEELFDEHGRPREQVVACVPDGDRRLGATPHANGGLMLRELPLPSLEKYAVPVDKPGATLHEPTRVLGDLLEDVMRNTAGRRDFRLVGPDETASNRLQAVYAASGKAWQAGTLDVDEHLDRHGRVMEILSEHTCQGWLEGYLLTGRHGLFSCYEAFVHIVDSMVNQHIKWLRVTRRLPWRAPIASLNYLLTSHVWRQDHNGFSHQDPGFVDHIMNKSPEAVRVYLPPDANTLLSVADHALRSRDYVNVIVAGKQPCFDWLSMDQAVAHCARGAGVWDWAGTENGSREPDVVLACAGDVPTQEVLAAAQLLRRHLPELAVRVVNVVDIARLMPSEEHPHGMSDFEYDGLFTPDKPVIFAYHGYPWLIHRLAYRRTGHRHLHVRGYKEIGTTTTPFDMVVRNDMDRYRLVMDVIDRVPGLAVRTAAVRQRMQDARQRHHDWIREHGTDLPEVADWSWGG; encoded by the coding sequence ATGTCCGTCGACACCCAGCAGGCGCCGACTCCGCTCACCGACTACGAGCTCAGCACGCTGGACGCCCACTGGCGCGCCGCGAACTACCTCTCCGTCGGCCAGATCTACCTCATGGCGAACCCTCTGCTGACCGAGCCGCTCCGCCCCGAGCACGTCAAGCCGCGGCTGCTCGGCCACTGGGGTACCTCGCCCGGGCTGAACCTCGTCTACACCCACCTCAACCGCGTCCTACGGACCCGCGGCCTGGACGCCCTGTGCATCTGGGGCCCCGGTCACGGCGGCCCGGCGGTGGTCGCGGGCTCCTGGCTGGAGGGGTCGTACACCCAGACGTACCCCGACGTCACGCGGGACGCCGCCGGGATGGCCCGCCTCTTCAAGCAGTTCTCGTTCCCCGGCGGGGTGCCCAGCCATGTGGCGCCCGAGACGCCCGGCTCCATCCACGAGGGCGGCGAACTCGGCTACTCCCTCTCGCACGCGTACGGAGCTGCCCTCGACAACCCGGACCTGCTGGTCGCCTGCGTGATCGGCGACGGTGAGGCGGAGACCGGGCCGCTGGCCGCGTCCTGGCACTCGAACAAGTTCCTCGACCCCGTGCACGACGGCGCCGTCCTGCCGATCCTGCACCTGAACGGCTACAAGATCGCGAACCCGACGGTGCTCGCCCGGCTCCCGGAGTCGGAGCTCGACGAGCTGCTGCGCGGCTACGGCCACGACCCGATCCACGTCACCGGCGACGATCCGGCCGCCGTCCACCAGGCCATGGCGCAGGCCATGGACACCGCGCTGGACCGCATCGCCGCGTTCCAGCGCGCCGCCCGCGAAGACGGCACGACCGAGCGCCCCCGCTGGCCGGTGATCGTCCTGCGCACCCCCAAGGGCTGGACCGGCCCGGCCGAGGTGGACGGGCTCCCGGTGGAAGGCACCTGGCGTTCCCACCAGGTCCCGCTGTCCGCCGTCCGCGACAACCCGGATCACCTAAGGCAGTTGGAGGCGTGGCTGCGCTCGTACAAGCCGGAGGAACTCTTCGACGAGCACGGCCGCCCCCGCGAGCAGGTCGTCGCCTGCGTCCCGGACGGTGACCGCCGCCTCGGCGCCACCCCGCACGCCAACGGCGGCCTGATGCTGCGCGAACTGCCCCTGCCCTCGCTGGAGAAGTACGCCGTCCCCGTCGACAAACCCGGCGCCACCCTGCACGAACCCACCCGCGTCCTCGGCGACTTGCTGGAAGACGTCATGCGGAACACCGCCGGCCGGCGCGACTTCCGCCTCGTCGGCCCCGACGAGACCGCCTCCAACCGCCTCCAGGCCGTCTACGCCGCCAGCGGCAAGGCCTGGCAGGCCGGCACCCTCGACGTGGACGAACACCTCGACCGGCACGGCCGGGTGATGGAGATTCTCTCCGAACACACCTGCCAGGGCTGGCTGGAGGGCTACCTTCTCACCGGCCGACACGGGCTGTTCTCCTGCTACGAGGCGTTCGTACACATCGTCGACTCGATGGTCAACCAGCACATCAAGTGGCTCCGCGTGACCCGCCGCCTGCCCTGGCGCGCCCCCATCGCCTCCCTCAACTACCTGCTGACCTCGCACGTCTGGCGCCAGGACCACAACGGTTTCTCGCACCAGGACCCCGGTTTCGTCGACCACATCATGAACAAGAGTCCTGAGGCGGTACGGGTCTATCTGCCGCCGGACGCCAACACGTTGCTGTCGGTGGCGGATCACGCGCTGCGCAGCCGCGACTACGTCAACGTGATCGTGGCCGGCAAGCAGCCCTGCTTCGACTGGCTGTCGATGGACCAGGCGGTCGCGCACTGCGCGCGGGGCGCCGGGGTCTGGGACTGGGCCGGCACCGAGAACGGCAGCCGCGAGCCGGACGTGGTACTGGCCTGCGCGGGCGACGTGCCCACCCAGGAGGTGCTGGCCGCCGCGCAGTTGCTCCGCCGCCATCTGCCGGAACTCGCGGTCCGGGTGGTCAACGTCGTCGACATCGCCCGGCTGATGCCGAGCGAGGAACACCCGCACGGGATGAGCGACTTCGAGTACGACGGCCTGTTCACCCCCGACAAGCCGGTGATCTTCGCGTACCACGGTTACCCCTGGCTGATCCACCGCCTGGCCTACCGCCGTACCGGCCACCGGCACCTGCACGTACGCGGCTACAAGGAGATCGGTACGACGACCACACCGTTCGACATGGTGGTCCGTAACGACATGGACCGCTACCGCCTGGTCATGGACGTCATCGACCGCGTCCCCGGCCTCGCGGTGCGCACCGCCGCCGTACGCCAGCGCATGCAGGACGCCCGTCAACGCCACCACGACTGGATCCGCGAGCACGGCACGGACCTGCCGGAGGTCGCCGACTGGTCGTGGGGCGGCTGA
- a CDS encoding cyclic nucleotide-binding domain-containing protein: MQHAGRGGSVHDVPREVSFPEGTRLFQEGARADRFWIIRTGSVDLDMHVPGRRAAVIETLHHNELIGWSWLFAPHTWHLGATATTPVRAYEFDATAIRAMCHDDSALGASVALGAPTTPFRQWGRVGGVLARRLRSARTRLLDLYAPYGSGSLL, from the coding sequence GTGCAGCATGCCGGCCGTGGCGGGAGCGTTCATGACGTGCCCCGGGAGGTCTCGTTCCCCGAGGGCACGCGCCTCTTCCAGGAAGGGGCCCGCGCCGACCGGTTCTGGATCATCCGTACCGGCAGCGTCGACCTCGACATGCACGTTCCCGGCCGCCGAGCCGCCGTCATCGAGACCCTCCATCACAACGAACTCATCGGCTGGTCCTGGCTGTTCGCCCCCCACACCTGGCATCTGGGCGCCACGGCGACCACTCCGGTACGCGCCTACGAGTTCGACGCCACCGCGATCCGCGCGATGTGCCACGACGACTCCGCGCTCGGGGCCAGTGTCGCCCTGGGGGCACCTACCACGCCCTTTAGACAGTGGGGGAGGGTGGGCGGCGTCCTGGCCCGCCGCCTCCGCTCGGCCCGCACGCGCCTGCTGGACCTGTACGCGCCGTACGGCAGCGGAAGCCTGCTGTGA
- the ppk2 gene encoding polyphosphate kinase 2 has translation MTGKKADKVPRAAYEQELLRLQTELVKLQEWVRAEGTRLVVVFEGRDAAGKGGTIKRVAEHLNPRVARIAALPTPTERQRTQWYFQRYVEHLPAAGEIVLFDRSWYNRAGVEHVMGFCTKEEYQLFLRQCPIFERMLVEDGVLLRKYWFSVSDTEQQERFRRRLEDPLKRWKLSAMDLESITRWEAYSRAKDEMMVHTDITEAPWYVVESDDKRRARLNMIAHLLDSVPYHDVPPPVLKLPERPESTGYERPPRDLQTYVPDHAASL, from the coding sequence ATGACCGGCAAGAAGGCAGACAAGGTGCCGCGCGCGGCATACGAGCAGGAACTGCTGCGCCTACAAACCGAGTTGGTGAAACTCCAGGAGTGGGTGCGTGCCGAGGGCACCCGGCTGGTCGTCGTCTTCGAGGGCCGGGACGCGGCAGGCAAAGGCGGCACGATCAAGCGGGTCGCCGAGCACCTCAACCCCCGCGTCGCCCGCATCGCCGCGCTGCCGACGCCGACCGAGCGGCAGCGCACCCAGTGGTACTTCCAGCGGTACGTGGAGCACCTGCCGGCCGCCGGAGAGATCGTGCTGTTCGACCGGTCCTGGTACAACCGGGCCGGCGTTGAGCACGTCATGGGCTTCTGTACGAAGGAGGAGTACCAGCTCTTCCTTCGCCAGTGCCCGATCTTCGAGCGGATGCTGGTGGAGGACGGGGTCCTGCTGCGCAAGTACTGGTTCTCCGTGAGCGACACCGAGCAGCAGGAGCGTTTCCGGCGCCGGCTGGAGGACCCGCTGAAGCGCTGGAAGCTGTCCGCGATGGACCTGGAGTCGATCACCCGCTGGGAGGCGTACTCCCGGGCCAAGGACGAGATGATGGTGCACACCGACATCACCGAGGCACCGTGGTACGTCGTCGAGAGCGACGACAAGCGCCGAGCCCGCCTGAACATGATCGCCCACCTGCTGGACTCCGTGCCGTACCACGACGTCCCGCCGCCGGTCCTCAAACTGCCGGAGCGCCCCGAGTCGACCGGCTACGAGCGCCCGCCGCGCGACCTGCAGACCTACGTCCCCGACCACGCGGCGAGCCTGTGA
- a CDS encoding zinc-binding dehydrogenase, whose amino-acid sequence MISAVVMTEPGAPLEVRSFDRPELEPGSVLLRTLGSEVCGTDGHLWKGQLAGVPYPIIPGHVSVGRISALGPGEAPRDVDGVPLRVGQVVTFLDVYGTCGRCWYCTVAHATTRCPERKVYGVTLSADDGLLGGWAEYIHLKPGVHVIPLPDELDWRAFLSGGCGMPTALHAVTLGEIGFGDTVVVQGAGPVGLCAAVLAQLRGAGRVIVIGGPEGRLAAATRFGADAVIDIGSTTPDERSEMGVPPAGGWGRIAAVRDATAGRGADVTIEATGVPSAVPEGMRLTRDAGRYVIVGQYTDAGDATFNPHLDLNQKHLDVRGCWGSDVGHVYRAVQVMARYGRIFPWTDLITREYGLAEAQAALEDVAAQRVVKALIVPGQE is encoded by the coding sequence GTGATCTCCGCCGTCGTCATGACCGAACCCGGTGCGCCTCTCGAAGTCCGCTCGTTCGACCGGCCCGAACTGGAGCCGGGCTCGGTCCTGTTGCGGACCTTGGGCAGTGAGGTGTGCGGTACGGATGGGCACTTGTGGAAGGGGCAGCTTGCGGGGGTGCCGTATCCGATCATTCCTGGGCACGTCAGTGTGGGGCGGATCAGTGCGTTGGGGCCGGGGGAGGCCCCGAGGGACGTGGACGGGGTTCCGCTGCGGGTCGGGCAGGTCGTGACGTTTCTTGATGTGTACGGGACCTGTGGGCGCTGCTGGTACTGCACCGTCGCCCACGCGACCACGCGCTGCCCGGAGCGGAAGGTCTACGGGGTGACCCTCTCTGCCGACGACGGACTACTGGGCGGCTGGGCGGAGTACATCCACCTGAAGCCGGGCGTCCATGTGATCCCGTTGCCCGATGAGCTGGACTGGCGCGCGTTTCTTTCCGGCGGTTGTGGGATGCCTACCGCCCTGCATGCCGTGACGCTTGGCGAGATCGGGTTCGGTGACACGGTCGTGGTTCAGGGCGCGGGGCCCGTCGGCCTGTGTGCAGCCGTGCTAGCCCAACTGCGTGGCGCCGGGCGGGTGATCGTCATCGGTGGGCCGGAGGGCAGGCTGGCGGCGGCGACGCGGTTCGGTGCCGATGCCGTCATCGACATCGGCAGTACGACGCCGGACGAGCGAAGCGAGATGGGGGTCCCCCCGGCCGGAGGCTGGGGGAGGATCGCGGCGGTGCGGGACGCGACCGCGGGGCGCGGCGCCGACGTCACGATCGAGGCGACCGGAGTGCCCTCAGCCGTGCCCGAAGGCATGCGGCTCACTCGGGACGCCGGGCGGTACGTGATCGTGGGCCAGTACACCGACGCCGGCGACGCGACCTTCAACCCCCATCTCGACCTGAACCAGAAGCACTTGGACGTCCGCGGCTGCTGGGGCAGCGACGTGGGGCACGTGTACCGGGCGGTCCAGGTCATGGCCCGGTACGGGCGGATCTTTCCCTGGACCGACCTCATCACCAGGGAGTACGGGCTCGCCGAAGCACAGGCCGCGCTGGAGGACGTCGCCGCTCAGCGCGTGGTGAAGGCGCTCATCGTGCCGGGGCAGGAGTAA
- a CDS encoding VOC family protein, with the protein MITTEPTPGSPCWTDLGAPDVPAAAAFYGAVLGWEYQSMGDEGGEMEGGMFQKDGKTVAGLGKLSEEGARSAWMIYFCVTDADATTRAVQETGGTVRVAPRDLDDWGRMAQYSDPLGGQFAVWQPGKNKGFELVEAPGSLSWTELYTSDAASAKEFYGEIFGWQFGDMELPGGGGTYSLITPAGLPEERMFGGVMELSKEDLALANGVPYWHPVFNVTDCDAAVAKVTENGGSVQMGPQDAEGVGRLAVCLDPANADFVVLKPETPATPA; encoded by the coding sequence GTGATCACCACTGAACCGACCCCTGGCTCCCCCTGTTGGACCGACCTCGGTGCGCCTGACGTGCCGGCCGCCGCGGCCTTCTATGGCGCGGTGCTCGGCTGGGAATACCAGTCCATGGGCGACGAGGGCGGCGAGATGGAAGGCGGGATGTTCCAGAAGGACGGGAAGACCGTCGCCGGGCTCGGGAAGCTCAGCGAGGAGGGTGCCCGGTCCGCCTGGATGATCTACTTCTGCGTCACCGACGCGGACGCCACGACCCGGGCCGTTCAGGAAACGGGCGGCACGGTACGGGTGGCGCCGCGGGACCTCGACGACTGGGGGCGGATGGCGCAGTACAGCGACCCGCTCGGCGGCCAGTTCGCCGTCTGGCAGCCGGGGAAGAACAAGGGCTTTGAGCTGGTGGAGGCGCCGGGCTCGCTGTCCTGGACCGAGCTGTACACCAGCGACGCCGCCTCCGCGAAGGAGTTCTACGGCGAGATCTTCGGCTGGCAGTTCGGTGACATGGAACTGCCGGGCGGCGGGGGCACGTACTCCCTGATCACCCCGGCCGGGCTTCCGGAGGAGCGGATGTTCGGCGGTGTCATGGAGCTCAGCAAGGAGGACCTCGCGCTGGCGAACGGGGTGCCGTACTGGCACCCGGTGTTCAACGTCACCGACTGCGACGCCGCGGTCGCCAAGGTCACCGAGAACGGCGGCAGCGTGCAGATGGGGCCGCAGGACGCGGAGGGCGTGGGCCGCCTCGCCGTCTGCCTCGACCCGGCGAACGCGGATTTCGTCGTGCTCAAGCCGGAGACTCCGGCGACCCCGGCCTAG